The following is a genomic window from Methanobrevibacter sp..
TCGTTTTCGAGGATTTCTGCAGGACGTCCTCTGATGAATTCAATACCGTATTTTTCTTGGGAAGTTTTGTAGAACTCTTCGAATCCTTTACCGAATGAACGGATATCCATGTAGTAACAGGTTACTTCAGTGTCAGGTTCGTGGTCAATACATAATTGAGCGTTTTTCATGGAGTACATACAACATACTCTTGAACAGTAGGATTTACCGATTTGTTCGTCTCTTGAACCGACACAGTGGACGAATGCAACACGTTTAGGTTCTTTACCGTCAGATGGTTTTTGTACGTGACCACCGGTAGGACCGGATGCGTTGATCATTCTTTCAATTTCCATAGCGGTAATTACGTTAGTGTATCTACCGTAACCGTATTCGTATTTTTCAGTTGGGTCATATGGGTCGTAACCGGTTGCTGCAATGATGGTACCAACATGGAGTTCGATTTCTTCTGGTTCCATGTCACGGTCGATTGCTTCAGGACCACATACGGTTTCACAAAGACCACAGTCGATACAGTAGTTTTTGTCGATAGTTGCACAGAGAGGTACTGCTTGAGGGAATGGGATGTAAGCTGCTCTTACCATACCTACACCTTCGTCGTAGTAGTTAGGTATTTCGATAGGACAGACTTCTTGACATTGTCCACATCCGGTACAGTCTTCTTCTTTAACGTATCTAGGTTTTTTCTCAACTTTTACAGTGAAGTTACCGATGTAACCGTCTACTTCTTTTACTTCTGCGTAAGTAATCAATTCAATGTTTTCGTGTTTGGAAGTGTCTACCATCTTAGGTGCGAGAATACACATGGAACAGTCTAAGGTAGGGAAGGTTTTGTCCAATTGACCCATTCTTCCACCGATAGTTGGGTTTCTTTCTACCATGTAGGTTTTGAATCCCATATCAGCTAAGTCTAATGCAGATTGGATACCTGCTACTCCACCACCAATAACGAGACATTTTTTGTCTACTGCTACTTTGGAAGCTTCGAGAGGTTCTAATAATCTTGCTTTTGCAACAGCCATACGTGTTAAGTCTTTTGCTTTTGCGGTTGCTTCAGCAGGTTGGGTCATGTGTACCCAAGAGTCTTGTTCCCTTAAGTTAGCAAACTCAAATAAGAACTTGTTTAATCCAGCTTCTTCTACACATCTTCTGAAGGTAGGTTCGTGAAGTCTTGGAGAACATGCTGCTACTACGATTCTGTTTAAGTTGTGTTCTTTGATGTCATCTTGAATAAGACTTTGACCTGGGTCAGAACACATGTACTTGTAATCTTTTGCAATTACTACGTTAGGTAAAGTTTTTGCGTATTCTGCTACTTCAGGACAGTTTACGACTCCACCAACGTTTACACCACAGTGGCAAACATATACTCCCACTCTAATTTCTTCATTATTAATTTCTTCTGCCATTAAATCACCTTGTACAAGTAAAATGATTAATCATTTGATCTAATTTTTTAATATATTATATATATAAAATATTAGATAGTTTAATTTTTCTAAAAAGTGAGTATATAAAGGTTTCTATAAATAAGTAGGAGTAAAGTATATATATGAGAAAATTTTAAATTGATTAAAATAGGATAAATCAATAAAACAGAACAAATAATTTATATTTCAATTAAATATGTTTAATTAATAGTTATTTTTTAATATAAATTAATTATTTCTCTTTAATTTGAAAAATAAAATATATTTTGATACACCTAAATTTTTGAAAAAATTCAATCAAAATCTTAAAGAAAGGTGGAAAAGCCTTTAAATATTGAAAAATTTCTGAACAGAGATACGTCTTTAAATCTATGTAAACCTAATTTAGATAGATAATAATTATTATTAAGATAAAATAAGAATAATTTAGTCATATTAAATAAAAATAAATATAAATAGAACATATTTAAATATTTAAATTAATTAAAAGAATAATTGAGATAGTGTAACCTTTTATGCAACACCCAAAAAACAGGAATTCCACTCATTTTAAATGAATGAAAAATAGATTAAAATTCCTAAAAAGTTCGTTAAAGGATAAACATTAGGAATATAGGAATTGTGACAAGGCTGAATACAGTAGATGTGAATA
Proteins encoded in this region:
- a CDS encoding CoB--CoM heterodisulfide reductase iron-sulfur subunit A family protein — protein: MAEEINNEEIRVGVYVCHCGVNVGGVVNCPEVAEYAKTLPNVVIAKDYKYMCSDPGQSLIQDDIKEHNLNRIVVAACSPRLHEPTFRRCVEEAGLNKFLFEFANLREQDSWVHMTQPAEATAKAKDLTRMAVAKARLLEPLEASKVAVDKKCLVIGGGVAGIQSALDLADMGFKTYMVERNPTIGGRMGQLDKTFPTLDCSMCILAPKMVDTSKHENIELITYAEVKEVDGYIGNFTVKVEKKPRYVKEEDCTGCGQCQEVCPIEIPNYYDEGVGMVRAAYIPFPQAVPLCATIDKNYCIDCGLCETVCGPEAIDRDMEPEEIELHVGTIIAATGYDPYDPTEKYEYGYGRYTNVITAMEIERMINASGPTGGHVQKPSDGKEPKRVAFVHCVGSRDEQIGKSYCSRVCCMYSMKNAQLCIDHEPDTEVTCYYMDIRSFGKGFEEFYKTSQEKYGIEFIRGRPAEILENDDLTLTVRAEDTLLGKVTEYTYDLVVLSVGLEPPKGSNELRQTLGLSRTTDGFYMEAHPKLRPVDTLTDGVYIAGVAQGPKDIPDAVAQGSAAASRASIPMAKGEVEIEPITADTDTTVCGACEVCVELCPFGAVSIEGEGADKHAAINVALCKGCGTCVGACPSGAMNQNHFKTEQIMAQIAAALEDVAK